From a region of the Zingiber officinale cultivar Zhangliang chromosome 4B, Zo_v1.1, whole genome shotgun sequence genome:
- the LOC121978068 gene encoding cytochrome P450 81Q32-like, translating to MFQAVLWGLLIFSVSLLIFSVHHYPVRLPVVGHLYLLIRHRYLHHALACLSDRYGPSPLLLYFGSRCTLVVSSSAAVRQCFTYLDLNFANRPMLLPGIHLNYNCTTMITLPYGPEWINLRRFAALHIFSPAHLQAFSQLLSNRLCVLLRSLFRGGGEGEGFQQVDWRWRMKEVVLDSLMEMIIGRRQKGEGNELVRMIDEAFQMSAVVRPEDLLPWLSWMGTRRQMLRLEKELDAQLQGMVDEKRGERAAEGDRKQSMMDMMLDDPHYTDTTIKGMVQNMILAGTDTTTTTLEWAMALLLNHPHLLQKLHREIEAHVGHGRLVDPSDLPSLRCVTNVIKETLRLYPPGPLLVPRESVADCEVGGVAVPRGTMLIVNAHKLHRDPELWEEPMQFKPERFEREGEGKGHKYVPFGCGRRRCPGEAMALSSIGLVLASLVQGFEWKRVGEEEVDLTEAPGFTVPLATPLLALCKPRDAMVDLLAQL from the coding sequence ATGTTTCAGGCGGTGTTGTGGGGTTTGCTCATCTTCTCTGTTAGCCTGCTCATCTTCTCCGTTCACCACTACCCCGTCCGCCTCCCGGTCGTCGGCCACCTCTATCTGCTTATCCGTCACCGGTACCTGCACCATGCTCTGGCCTGCCTCAGCGACCGCTATGGCCCCTCCCCGCTCCTCCTCTACTTCGGCTCGCGCTGCACCCTCGTTGTCTCCTCATCCGCCGCCGTCCGACAGTGTTTCACCTACCTCGACCTCAATTTCGCCAACCGCCCCATGCTTCTTCCCGGCATCCACTTAAATTACAACTGCACAACCATGATCACCCTCCCCTACGGCCCCGAGTGGATCAACCTCCGCCGTTTCGCCGCACTCCACATCTTCTCCCCCGCCCACCTACAGGCCTTCAGCCAGCTCCTCTCCAACAGACTCTGCGTCCTCCTCCGGAGCCTCTTTCGCGGCGGCGGCGAAGGCGAAGGGTTCCAGCAGGTGGATTGGAGGTGGAGGATGAAGGAGGTGGTATTGGACTCTTTGATGGAAATGATAATTGGGAGGAGGCAGAAGGGCGAGGGGAATGAGTTAGTGAGGATGATAGACGAAGCGTTCCAAATGAGCGCGGTGGTGAGGCCGGAGGACTTACTGCCGTGGCTGAGTTGGATGGGGACGAGGCGGCAGATGCTGAGGTTGGAGAAGGAGTTGGACGCCCAGCTGCAGGGGATGGTGGATGAGAAGCGCGGAGAGCGAGCGGCGGAAGGGGATCGAAAGCAGAGCATGATGGACATGATGCTTGACGATCCACACTATACTGACACAACCATCAAAGGAATGGTGCAGAACATGATTTTAGCCGGAACTGACACGACCACCACGACCTTGGAATGGGCAATGGCGCTGCTCCTCAACCACCCCCACCTCCTCCAGAAGCTCCACCGCGAAATCGAAGCCCACGTCGGCCACGGCCGTCTCGTGGACCCCTCCGACCTCCCGAGCCTCCGCTGCGTCACCAACGTCATCAAGGAGACCCTGCGGCTGTACCCTCCGGGGCCGCTGCTGGTGCCAAGGGAGTCCGTGGCGGACTGCGAGGTGGGCGGCGTCGCCGTGCCGCGTGGCACGATGCTGATCGTGAACGCGCACAAGCTGCACCGGGACCCGGAACTGTGGGAGGAGCCGATGCAGTTCAAGCCGGAGCGGTTCGAGAGGGAGGGGGAAGGGAAGGGGCACAAGTACGTGCCGTTCGGATGCGGGAGGCGGCGCTGCCCGGGGGAAGCCATGGCGTTGAGTTCCATCGGGCTGGTGCTGGCGTCGCTGGTGCAGGGCTTCGAGTGGAAGAGGGTcggggaggaagaggtggatcTGACAGAAGCGCCGGGTTTTACCGTACCATTGGCCACTCCGTTGCTGGCCCTGTGCAAGCCACGCGACGCCATGGTCGATCTCTTGGCACAATTATAA